A genomic window from Halorubrum trapanicum includes:
- the meaB gene encoding methylmalonyl Co-A mutase-associated GTPase MeaB, with product MAGPDAPAFADAPSLTDADAALVEDLLSGSHRALARVITKIENRTPGYRAIVSALHEHTGGADVIGITGSPGAGKSTLVDKLAAAYRDRGDTVGVIAVDPSSPYTGGAVLGDRIRMGSNVGDMDVFFRSMSARGQLGGLSTATADAVKALDAFGKDVVVLETVGAGQNEVDVVRTADTVAVLVQPGSGDDVQTLKAGILEIGDVFVVNKADMDGAQRTVAELEEMVHRREGGTTGRGAGHHGAASMASTGAGGSAAGHGDGHHEGGHHDGDHADGSGHGESDAHAGDADANADGSDESWTPEVLETVANSGEGVAALIEAFDAHAAYLRESGEIETTERRRYAAEIRTLVRADVGALATAEIERHGGIDRLAERVRDRETDPYAVAEAIVGPIADCVDEERAAGDERDD from the coding sequence ATGGCCGGGCCGGACGCACCCGCGTTCGCGGACGCGCCGTCGCTCACCGACGCGGACGCCGCGCTCGTCGAGGACCTCCTCTCCGGGAGCCACCGCGCGCTCGCCCGCGTCATCACCAAGATCGAGAACCGGACGCCGGGGTACCGGGCGATCGTCTCCGCGCTCCACGAGCACACCGGCGGCGCGGACGTGATCGGGATCACGGGCTCGCCGGGCGCCGGGAAGTCGACGCTGGTCGACAAGCTCGCGGCCGCCTACCGCGACCGCGGCGACACCGTCGGCGTGATCGCGGTCGACCCCTCCTCGCCGTACACCGGCGGGGCCGTCCTCGGCGACCGGATCCGGATGGGGTCGAACGTCGGCGACATGGACGTGTTCTTCCGGTCGATGAGCGCGCGCGGCCAGCTCGGCGGCCTCTCGACCGCGACCGCGGACGCCGTGAAGGCGCTCGACGCCTTCGGGAAGGACGTGGTCGTCTTAGAGACCGTCGGCGCCGGACAGAACGAGGTGGACGTGGTCCGCACCGCCGACACGGTCGCGGTCCTCGTCCAGCCCGGCTCCGGCGACGACGTCCAGACGCTGAAGGCCGGCATCTTAGAGATCGGCGACGTCTTCGTCGTCAACAAGGCCGACATGGACGGCGCACAGCGGACCGTCGCGGAGTTGGAGGAGATGGTTCACCGCCGGGAGGGCGGAACGACCGGGCGCGGCGCCGGCCACCACGGCGCGGCCTCGATGGCCTCGACCGGCGCGGGCGGATCCGCGGCGGGGCACGGCGACGGCCACCACGAGGGCGGCCACCACGACGGCGATCACGCGGACGGTTCCGGGCACGGCGAGTCCGACGCGCACGCGGGCGATGCCGACGCGAACGCGGACGGTTCCGACGAGTCGTGGACGCCCGAGGTCTTGGAGACCGTCGCGAACAGCGGCGAGGGGGTCGCGGCGCTGATCGAGGCGTTCGACGCGCACGCGGCGTACCTCCGGGAGTCCGGCGAGATCGAGACGACCGAGCGGCGCCGGTACGCCGCGGAGATCCGCACGCTCGTGCGCGCGGACGTGGGAGCGCTCGCGACCGCCGAGATCGAGCGGCACGGCGGGATCGACCGGCTCGCGGAGCGGGTCCGCGACCGCGAGACGGACCCGTACGCGGTCGCGGAGGCGATCGTCGGCCCGATAGCCGACTGCGTCGACGAGGAGCGCGCCGCCGGCGACGAGCGCGACGACTGA
- a CDS encoding cobalamin B12-binding domain-containing protein — protein MSAEQQERAVRCLVAKVGLDGHDRGAHVIARAFRDAGFEVVYSGLHRAPEDIVQAAVQEDVDVLGISILSGAHNTLVPKVIEGLKEYDAFDDTLVLVGGIIPDEDEDELKELGVAEVFGPGTPMEETIEFIRNNVPERA, from the coding sequence ATGAGCGCCGAACAGCAGGAACGGGCCGTCCGGTGTCTGGTCGCGAAGGTCGGGCTCGACGGCCACGACCGAGGGGCACACGTGATCGCGCGGGCGTTCCGCGACGCCGGCTTCGAGGTCGTCTACTCCGGGCTCCACCGGGCGCCGGAGGACATCGTCCAGGCGGCGGTCCAGGAGGACGTCGACGTCCTCGGCATCTCTATCCTCTCGGGCGCGCACAACACGCTCGTCCCGAAGGTGATCGAGGGGCTGAAGGAGTACGACGCGTTCGACGACACCCTCGTCCTCGTCGGCGGGATCATCCCGGACGAGGACGAGGACGAGCTGAAGGAGCTGGGCGTCGCCGAGGTGTTCGGTCCCGGGACGCCGATGGAGGAGACGATCGAGTTCATCCGGAACAACGTCCCGGAGCGCGCGTAG
- a CDS encoding VOC family protein, with product MTDNAEGDSATAASDRDDRLPAETRIGRAALRVADLDETTAFYRDVVGLAVLDRDAERATLGVDETPLLVLERDADRPARSRTDAGLFHTAFRVPSRAALGEALGRVRERWRLDGASDHLVSEALYLDDPEGNGVEIYRDRPREEWPVDDGGTPRMATDPLDVEGVAAAAAGESEEGGADSAALVDRAPAGTDVGHVHLEVTSLSAFEAVYVDGLGFEVGMSGPDVRFVAAGGYHHHLGANTWRGRTTPAAGRGLAWFEAVVPDAAALDAVRDRLDAVGADGGAQFAVEERTDGVTVTDADGIEVRVRAAETQSL from the coding sequence ATGACCGATAACGCCGAGGGCGACTCCGCCACGGCCGCGAGCGACCGCGACGACCGACTCCCGGCCGAGACGCGGATCGGCCGCGCCGCGCTCCGGGTCGCCGACCTCGACGAGACGACCGCGTTCTACCGGGACGTGGTCGGACTGGCGGTCCTCGACCGCGACGCCGAGCGCGCGACGCTCGGGGTCGACGAGACGCCCCTGCTCGTCTTGGAGCGCGACGCCGACCGCCCCGCCCGGAGCCGGACCGACGCCGGGCTCTTCCACACCGCGTTCCGGGTCCCTTCGCGGGCCGCGCTCGGCGAGGCGCTGGGGCGCGTGCGGGAGCGGTGGCGGCTCGACGGCGCCTCCGACCACCTCGTCAGCGAGGCGCTGTACCTCGACGACCCGGAGGGGAACGGCGTGGAGATATACCGCGACCGGCCCCGGGAGGAATGGCCCGTCGACGACGGCGGAACGCCCCGGATGGCGACCGACCCGCTCGACGTCGAGGGGGTCGCCGCGGCGGCGGCCGGCGAGAGTGAGGAAGGCGGCGCTGACTCCGCCGCCCTCGTCGACCGCGCCCCCGCCGGCACGGACGTGGGGCACGTCCACCTCGAAGTGACCTCGCTGTCGGCGTTCGAGGCCGTCTACGTCGACGGCCTCGGCTTCGAGGTCGGGATGAGCGGCCCGGACGTGCGGTTCGTCGCGGCCGGCGGCTACCACCACCACCTCGGCGCGAACACGTGGCGGGGGCGGACGACCCCCGCCGCGGGGCGCGGGCTCGCGTGGTTCGAGGCGGTCGTCCCCGACGCGGCCGCGCTTGACGCGGTCCGGGACCGACTCGACGCGGTCGGGGCCGACGGCGGCGCCCAGTTCGCGGTCGAAGAGCGAACGGACGGGGTCACCGTGACGGACGCCGACGGCATCGAGGTCCGGGTCCGGGCAGCGGAAACCCAGTCCTTATAA
- a CDS encoding PhoU domain-containing protein, with the protein MPRENYQERLDELRDGVVAMGETVCDRLDDAVEAAVSGDDELARSVIESDHEVNETYLDLEDECTELLALQQPVAGDLRLVAASFKIITDLERVADLATNLAAYGGPEGGVHPAVDARALGETAREMVSDAVAAYAASDPDACREIAASDDAFDERCREASEAVVRELLEADRARNAARDGAAPTDGEALEASLDDVSQALLAVRDLERIADHAVNVAARTLYMIENDDELIY; encoded by the coding sequence ATGCCCCGCGAGAACTACCAGGAGCGGCTCGACGAGCTCCGGGACGGCGTGGTCGCGATGGGCGAGACCGTCTGCGACCGGCTCGACGACGCGGTCGAGGCGGCGGTCTCGGGCGACGACGAGCTCGCCCGCTCGGTGATCGAGAGCGACCACGAGGTCAACGAGACGTACCTCGACTTAGAGGACGAGTGTACGGAGCTGCTCGCGCTCCAGCAGCCGGTGGCCGGCGACCTCCGGCTCGTCGCCGCCTCCTTCAAGATCATCACCGACCTCGAACGCGTCGCCGACCTCGCGACGAACCTCGCGGCGTACGGCGGCCCGGAGGGCGGCGTTCACCCCGCGGTCGACGCCCGCGCCCTCGGCGAGACGGCCCGCGAGATGGTCAGCGACGCCGTCGCGGCCTACGCGGCCAGCGACCCCGACGCCTGTCGCGAGATCGCGGCGAGCGACGACGCGTTCGACGAGCGCTGTCGGGAGGCGAGCGAGGCGGTCGTCCGCGAGCTGCTGGAGGCCGACCGCGCCCGCAACGCGGCCCGAGACGGCGCGGCGCCGACGGACGGCGAGGCGCTCGAAGCCTCCCTCGACGACGTGTCGCAGGCGCTGCTCGCGGTGCGCGACCTCGAACGGATCGCGGACCACGCGGTCAACGTCGCGGCGCGGACGCTGTACATGATCGAGAACGACGACGAGCTGATCTACTGA
- the pstB gene encoding phosphate ABC transporter ATP-binding protein PstB, with protein MSESDTSPKIQTTIETGDEESRSAPLSARNTVIETRDLDVYYGEEQALDGVSMEINEHDVTALIGPSGCGKSTFLRCINRMNDMIDVCRVEGDVEFDGKNVYDDDVDPVALRRKIGIVFQKPNPFPKSIRDNVAYGLKIQGYEGDVDERVEESLKRAALWDEVEDQLDTSGLDLSGGQQQRLCIARAIAPDPEVILMDEPTSALDPVAASKIEDLIDDLAEEYTVIIVTHNMQQAARISDRTAVFLTGGRLVEYDDTTKIFEDPEEQRVEDYITGKFG; from the coding sequence ATGAGCGAATCAGACACTTCCCCGAAGATACAGACGACGATCGAAACCGGCGACGAGGAGTCGCGCAGCGCGCCTCTCTCCGCCCGAAACACCGTCATCGAGACGCGCGATCTAGACGTTTACTACGGCGAGGAACAGGCGCTAGACGGCGTTTCGATGGAAATCAACGAGCACGACGTGACCGCGCTGATCGGCCCCTCGGGCTGCGGCAAGTCGACGTTCCTCCGGTGTATCAACCGGATGAACGACATGATAGACGTCTGTCGCGTCGAGGGCGACGTGGAGTTCGACGGCAAGAACGTGTACGACGACGACGTCGACCCGGTCGCCCTGCGCCGGAAGATCGGGATCGTGTTCCAGAAGCCGAACCCGTTCCCGAAGTCGATCCGCGATAACGTCGCGTACGGCCTGAAGATTCAAGGATACGAGGGCGATGTCGACGAGCGCGTCGAGGAGTCGCTCAAGCGCGCCGCGCTGTGGGACGAGGTGGAAGACCAGCTCGACACCTCGGGGCTCGACCTGTCCGGCGGGCAACAGCAGCGGCTCTGTATCGCCCGCGCCATCGCGCCCGACCCGGAGGTCATCCTGATGGACGAGCCGACCTCCGCGCTCGACCCCGTCGCGGCCTCGAAGATCGAGGACCTGATCGACGACCTCGCGGAGGAGTACACCGTCATCATCGTCACGCACAACATGCAGCAGGCGGCCCGCATCTCCGACCGGACCGCGGTGTTCCTCACCGGTGGCCGGCTCGTCGAGTACGACGACACCACCAAGATATTCGAGGACCCCGAAGAGCAGCGCGTCGAGGACTACATCACGGGGAAGTTCGGGTAG
- the pstA gene encoding phosphate ABC transporter permease PstA produces MATEDTTGDRLGQTTALRIQQLKGQLFEVALVAATLVGIVSLLALFAQISNDAFQPGTASPSWFLVYFGTLVAPTAAFTLYARRRPAVRETNAVTFAAVFGGLLLSFVTYAVVDALSPYDVFLYAYFASLPPVLVVAYDRTKDDWAYTGPLVPVSILVGIGLAALVDGPISGPLGIAAEWIMYFGLVTVPVALLVAWLTASRRDRRAGAVAGGAVAAGGFAVAVASIVTGANASLFVVLFSAFVVPTGYVVARSVRTNPEGRVGVAGPFVPIGGTLLGAAVVSRFGIENPDTFLTPTLLLESWDGLTASNAGVYPQIVGSIIIVGFMAVLAFPVGIGAAIYLEEYAPDTGLRGRLATLLEVNISNLAGVPSVVYGLLGLALFRRTLGFGTGVVVSAAGTLGLLILPIVIVSTQEALRSVPDDLRQGSYGMGASRWQTLREVVLPEAIPGTLTGTILALARAIGETAPLVIIAVATTKYSPPSGLFSSATALPLQIFAASANAKPEFRHGVVPAAAVVLLILMLLMNATAIVIRNKYARET; encoded by the coding sequence ATGGCAACCGAAGACACTACCGGCGACCGACTCGGGCAAACCACCGCACTCCGGATCCAACAGCTGAAGGGACAGCTCTTCGAGGTCGCGCTCGTCGCGGCGACGCTCGTCGGGATCGTCTCGTTGCTCGCGTTGTTCGCGCAGATCTCGAACGACGCGTTCCAACCCGGAACCGCGTCGCCGTCGTGGTTCCTCGTCTACTTCGGCACCCTCGTGGCGCCGACGGCGGCGTTCACGCTGTACGCCCGTCGGAGACCGGCGGTGCGGGAGACGAACGCCGTGACGTTCGCCGCGGTGTTCGGTGGGCTGCTCTTGAGCTTCGTCACGTACGCCGTCGTCGACGCGCTCAGTCCCTACGACGTGTTTCTCTACGCCTACTTCGCGTCGCTCCCCCCGGTCCTCGTCGTCGCGTACGATCGGACGAAGGACGACTGGGCATACACCGGCCCGCTCGTTCCCGTGTCGATCCTCGTCGGTATCGGGCTCGCGGCGTTGGTGGACGGCCCGATCAGCGGGCCGCTCGGGATCGCCGCGGAGTGGATCATGTACTTCGGTCTCGTCACGGTCCCGGTGGCGCTCCTCGTCGCGTGGCTGACCGCCTCGCGTCGCGATCGTCGCGCCGGCGCCGTCGCGGGGGGAGCCGTCGCCGCGGGCGGGTTCGCCGTCGCGGTGGCGTCGATCGTTACCGGAGCCAACGCGTCGCTTTTCGTCGTCCTCTTCTCGGCGTTCGTCGTCCCCACGGGCTACGTCGTCGCGCGGTCGGTCCGAACGAATCCCGAGGGGCGCGTCGGCGTCGCGGGGCCGTTCGTCCCGATCGGGGGCACGCTGCTCGGCGCCGCGGTCGTCTCGCGGTTCGGGATCGAGAATCCGGACACGTTTCTCACGCCGACCCTCCTCCTGGAGTCGTGGGACGGGCTGACCGCGAGTAACGCCGGCGTCTACCCGCAGATCGTCGGATCGATAATCATCGTCGGGTTCATGGCGGTCCTCGCGTTCCCGGTCGGAATCGGCGCGGCGATCTACTTGGAGGAGTACGCGCCGGACACCGGGCTTCGCGGGCGGCTCGCGACGCTGTTAGAGGTGAACATCTCGAACCTCGCCGGCGTCCCCTCGGTCGTGTACGGGCTGCTCGGACTCGCGCTGTTCCGGCGGACCCTCGGCTTCGGAACCGGCGTCGTCGTCTCCGCGGCGGGGACGCTCGGGCTGCTCATCCTCCCCATCGTTATCGTCTCGACGCAGGAGGCGCTGCGCTCCGTTCCCGACGACCTCCGACAGGGGTCGTACGGGATGGGCGCGAGCCGATGGCAGACGCTGCGGGAGGTCGTCCTGCCCGAGGCGATTCCCGGGACCCTCACCGGGACGATCCTCGCGCTGGCGCGGGCGATCGGCGAGACGGCCCCGCTCGTCATCATCGCGGTCGCCACGACGAAGTACAGCCCGCCGAGCGGGCTGTTTTCCAGTGCGACGGCGCTCCCCCTACAGATCTTCGCCGCGTCGGCGAACGCGAAGCCGGAGTTCCGACACGGCGTCGTCCCGGCAGCGGCCGTGGTGTTGCTTATCCTGATGCTGCTAATGAACGCCACGGCAATCGTTATCCGAAACAAGTACGCACGTGAGACCTAA
- the pstC gene encoding phosphate ABC transporter permease subunit PstC, whose product MSKESESGLGSLQRSGFVVRKERLYGRLIAACAVLTILVTVGIILALSGRAISFWSQISPVAYFTGTSWSPVIAQDYGVLPLVSGTLIVTIFSALIALPVGLAAAIYLSEYASDKARSILKPALEILAGVPTVIYGYMALVYVTPMIDAFLPFSVQLVPAGVPVLPEFTLVMPSLGTFNALSASIVVGIMIIPMVSSISEDALSAVPDSLRQGGYGLGSTKFDVSTKIVVPSATSGIVASYVLALSRAIGETMAVTMAMGMSPQMPYFPNVLRNLAESSQTITAAMVQIAGADSYGSGPTYEAMFALGITLFAITLTMNMLAEGVRRRFREEY is encoded by the coding sequence ATGAGCAAGGAATCGGAGAGCGGACTCGGGTCGCTCCAACGGAGCGGGTTCGTCGTCCGGAAAGAGCGGCTCTACGGCCGTCTGATCGCGGCGTGCGCCGTCCTGACGATACTCGTGACAGTCGGGATCATCTTGGCGCTGTCGGGACGAGCCATCTCGTTCTGGTCGCAGATATCGCCGGTCGCGTACTTCACCGGGACGAGCTGGAGCCCCGTCATCGCTCAAGACTACGGGGTGCTCCCGCTAGTGAGTGGGACCCTCATCGTCACCATCTTCTCGGCGCTCATCGCGCTGCCGGTCGGGCTGGCGGCGGCGATCTACCTCAGCGAGTACGCGAGCGACAAGGCCCGGTCGATACTGAAACCGGCCTTGGAGATCCTCGCCGGCGTGCCGACCGTGATCTACGGCTACATGGCGCTCGTGTACGTCACACCGATGATCGACGCCTTCCTTCCGTTCTCCGTACAGCTCGTCCCGGCCGGCGTTCCGGTCCTCCCGGAGTTCACGCTCGTCATGCCGTCGCTCGGGACGTTCAACGCGCTCTCCGCGAGTATCGTCGTCGGGATCATGATCATCCCGATGGTCTCGTCGATCAGCGAGGACGCGCTGAGTGCGGTCCCGGACAGCCTCCGACAGGGGGGGTACGGGCTCGGGTCGACGAAGTTCGACGTCTCGACGAAGATCGTCGTCCCGTCGGCGACCTCCGGTATCGTCGCGTCGTACGTGCTCGCGCTCTCGCGAGCCATCGGGGAGACGATGGCCGTCACGATGGCGATGGGGATGAGCCCGCAGATGCCGTACTTCCCGAACGTCCTCCGCAACCTCGCGGAGTCGAGTCAGACTATCACGGCGGCGATGGTACAGATCGCCGGCGCCGACTCGTACGGGAGCGGTCCCACGTACGAGGCGATGTTCGCGCTCGGCATCACGCTGTTCGCGATCACGCTGACGATGAACATGCTCGCAGAAGGTGTCCGGCGTCGATTCCGGGAGGAGTACTAA
- a CDS encoding PstS family phosphate ABC transporter substrate-binding protein, translated as MASSHDADATGITRRKSLATLAGAGALALAGCTSGDGSDGSEELSGDIRISGSSTVYPVAQEVTRRFAEQNSEINFNLTRDGSGGGFNNVFIPGDSDMNNASRPITEDELQRCRDNGIEPVEFFLAQDALTVVVNNEADFIDSISLEDLATIWSPDTPPELWSDVNSDWPDEPLDLYGPASTSGTYDYFIEAVIGETEADQPIREDFEGTEEDDLIAQGVAGNQYALGYLPFAYYTNNPDSVKALSLSEGGDDPVAPSLEGAQSGNYPLARPLFTYGHMGKIQEKNHLQEFIEFYINQAGMDYVAEDIGYVPASSDMVESNLTNLEEAIAGEYEFSR; from the coding sequence ATGGCTTCCAGCCACGACGCGGACGCAACGGGGATCACGCGGCGGAAATCGCTTGCCACGCTTGCGGGCGCCGGAGCGCTCGCGCTCGCGGGCTGTACGTCCGGCGACGGTTCCGATGGCTCAGAGGAGCTCTCCGGAGACATCCGGATCTCCGGGAGCAGTACGGTGTATCCGGTCGCCCAGGAAGTGACTCGTCGGTTCGCCGAACAGAACTCGGAAATCAACTTCAACCTCACCCGGGACGGCAGCGGTGGTGGGTTCAACAACGTCTTCATCCCCGGCGACAGCGACATGAACAACGCGAGTCGGCCGATCACGGAAGACGAGCTTCAGCGGTGCCGCGACAACGGTATCGAACCGGTCGAGTTCTTCCTCGCGCAGGACGCGCTCACCGTCGTCGTCAACAACGAGGCCGACTTCATCGACTCGATCTCGCTGGAGGACCTCGCGACGATCTGGTCGCCGGACACCCCGCCCGAGCTGTGGAGCGACGTCAACTCCGACTGGCCCGACGAGCCGCTCGACCTCTACGGCCCGGCGAGCACCTCGGGGACGTACGACTACTTCATCGAGGCGGTCATCGGAGAGACCGAGGCGGATCAGCCGATCCGCGAGGACTTCGAGGGGACCGAGGAGGACGACCTGATCGCGCAGGGCGTCGCCGGGAACCAGTACGCGCTCGGCTACCTCCCCTTCGCGTACTACACGAACAACCCGGACTCGGTCAAGGCGCTCAGCCTCAGCGAGGGCGGCGACGACCCGGTCGCGCCGAGCCTCGAAGGCGCACAGAGCGGGAACTACCCGCTCGCCCGGCCGCTGTTCACCTACGGCCACATGGGCAAGATCCAGGAGAAGAATCACCTCCAGGAGTTCATCGAGTTCTACATCAATCAGGCCGGGATGGACTACGTCGCCGAGGACATCGGCTACGTCCCGGCCAGCAGCGACATGGTCGAGAGCAACCTCACCAACCTCGAAGAGGCGATCGCCGGCGAGTACGAGTTCAGCCGGTAG
- a CDS encoding (Fe-S)-binding protein produces the protein MTPLQAATRETFWTIGPVGKAAFYWLAAVAVLVFLYGVYARFAAYARGSADPRDRLSNLPGRVVAATKTVLANENQFDGDLYTGVMHTFVLWGFLVLLVATTILGIDIDLYRPLTGESFWVGDFYLAYQFAVDAFGLLFVVGVGMAAYRRYRQREGRLWGKHTSFEDDAFVWTLFLLGVGGFLVEGVSMVGQPQRATETVSFVGMALATGLEAAGLTAAGAEAIYGALWWSHSLLAFAFVAWIPYAKPFHMISSFANVVARDEKAGARLPNVPADLDHTNAESLDDFTWKELMDGDACTKCGRCTDACPADTVGRNLDPRNVILDLKAYRESVSDDPVAGSGGEAMATDGGVASADGGTVPIVADEGGVVDAESMESCMSCMACMDACPVDIEHLTSFTKMNRQLVDEGAVDSNLQDVFQDVMQKGNTFGESQSARGDWTDDLDDAVEVPDARETEVEYLWYVGDYPSFDDRNKKVARALARLFDEADVSFGILFDDEKTDGNDIRRIGEEFLYLELAGHHVETFADCEFENIVCTDPHSYNTIKNEYPEVDFAEFADDPMMPFEREEPWNPEGEIDVFHWTQVVERLVSEGRLDLAGDELDYTVTYHDPCHLGRYNDEYEAPRELIRATGADLHEMPRSRDDSFCCGGGGGGLWTEHEEDVKPSEERLREAVEDTDAGDDIEKFVVACPMCTTMFEDGRKTGNFEDDVEIVDVAELLIEAVEAGS, from the coding sequence ATGACTCCCCTGCAGGCTGCCACCCGAGAGACCTTCTGGACGATCGGTCCGGTGGGGAAGGCGGCGTTCTACTGGCTCGCCGCCGTCGCGGTCCTCGTCTTCCTGTACGGCGTCTACGCGCGGTTCGCGGCGTACGCGCGCGGGAGCGCAGACCCGCGGGATCGACTGTCGAACCTCCCCGGTCGGGTCGTCGCCGCGACGAAGACCGTCCTCGCGAACGAGAACCAGTTCGACGGGGACCTCTACACCGGCGTGATGCACACGTTCGTGCTGTGGGGGTTCCTCGTCTTACTCGTCGCGACGACGATCCTCGGGATCGACATCGATCTGTACCGCCCGCTCACGGGCGAGTCGTTCTGGGTCGGCGACTTCTACCTCGCCTACCAGTTCGCCGTGGACGCGTTCGGCCTGCTGTTCGTCGTCGGCGTCGGCATGGCCGCGTACCGCCGCTACCGGCAGCGCGAGGGGCGGCTGTGGGGGAAACACACCTCCTTCGAGGACGACGCGTTCGTCTGGACGCTGTTCCTGCTCGGCGTCGGCGGCTTCCTCGTCGAGGGCGTGAGCATGGTCGGGCAGCCGCAGCGCGCGACCGAGACGGTGAGCTTCGTCGGGATGGCGCTCGCGACCGGGCTGGAGGCGGCCGGGCTCACGGCCGCCGGCGCCGAGGCGATCTACGGCGCCCTCTGGTGGAGCCACTCGCTGCTCGCGTTCGCGTTCGTCGCGTGGATCCCGTACGCGAAGCCGTTCCACATGATCTCCTCGTTCGCGAACGTCGTCGCCCGCGACGAGAAGGCGGGCGCGCGGCTCCCGAACGTCCCCGCCGACCTCGACCACACCAACGCGGAGTCGCTCGACGACTTCACGTGGAAGGAGCTGATGGACGGCGACGCCTGCACGAAGTGCGGCCGGTGTACCGACGCCTGTCCCGCCGACACGGTCGGTCGCAACCTCGACCCGCGGAACGTCATCCTCGACCTGAAGGCGTATCGCGAGTCGGTGAGCGACGATCCGGTGGCGGGGAGCGGGGGCGAAGCGATGGCGACGGACGGCGGCGTCGCGAGCGCAGATGGTGGTACAGTCCCCATCGTCGCCGACGAGGGCGGCGTGGTCGACGCCGAGTCGATGGAGTCGTGTATGTCCTGTATGGCGTGTATGGACGCCTGTCCGGTCGACATCGAACACCTCACCTCGTTCACGAAGATGAACCGCCAGCTCGTCGACGAGGGGGCGGTCGACTCGAACCTCCAGGACGTGTTCCAGGACGTTATGCAGAAGGGGAACACCTTCGGCGAGTCGCAGTCGGCGCGCGGCGACTGGACGGACGACCTCGACGACGCCGTCGAGGTCCCGGACGCCCGCGAGACGGAGGTGGAGTACCTCTGGTACGTCGGCGACTACCCGAGCTTCGACGACCGGAACAAGAAGGTCGCCCGCGCGCTCGCCCGGCTGTTCGACGAGGCCGACGTGTCGTTCGGAATCCTGTTCGACGACGAGAAGACCGACGGCAACGACATCCGCCGGATCGGCGAGGAGTTCCTCTACCTCGAGCTCGCCGGCCACCACGTCGAGACGTTCGCGGACTGCGAGTTCGAGAACATCGTCTGTACCGATCCGCACTCGTACAACACCATCAAAAACGAGTACCCCGAGGTCGACTTCGCGGAGTTCGCGGACGACCCGATGATGCCGTTCGAGCGCGAGGAGCCGTGGAACCCGGAGGGGGAGATCGACGTGTTCCACTGGACGCAGGTGGTCGAACGGCTGGTGAGCGAGGGCCGGCTCGACCTCGCCGGCGACGAGCTCGACTACACCGTCACCTACCACGATCCCTGTCACCTGGGCCGGTACAACGACGAGTACGAGGCGCCCCGCGAGCTGATCCGCGCGACCGGCGCCGACCTCCACGAGATGCCGCGCTCCCGGGACGACTCGTTCTGCTGTGGCGGGGGCGGCGGCGGGCTCTGGACCGAGCACGAGGAAGACGTGAAGCCGAGCGAGGAGCGCCTCCGCGAGGCGGTCGAGGACACCGACGCGGGCGACGACATCGAGAAGTTCGTCGTCGCCTGCCCGATGTGTACGACGATGTTCGAGGACGGGCGGAAGACGGGGAACTTCGAGGACGACGTCGAGATCGTCGACGTCGCGGAGCTGCTGATCGAGGCGGTGGAGGCCGGCTCGTAG
- a CDS encoding energy-coupling factor transporter transmembrane protein EcfT: MTLSFVPGDSFAHRLDPRSKLLVQVAFAAVAYAYTTPRGLALLTLVAVGCLVAADGGPRDLWGYRVAFPVLLFAPLVAGATLGAPWFRVERAAATGLASYRVLLLLVVAAAYVRSTPVRESRAALQRTIPGRPGVFLGVGVALVFRFLPLLKRDLVATREAVRARLGAERSRRERMRLVAVGGLSRAFSRADRLGTALVARCFAWNPTLPRLAFRRVDAPALALAASMFAAAVLRIA; this comes from the coding sequence ATGACGCTCTCCTTCGTCCCCGGCGACTCGTTCGCCCACCGGCTCGACCCGCGGTCGAAGCTGCTCGTTCAGGTCGCGTTCGCGGCCGTCGCGTACGCGTACACCACGCCGCGGGGGCTCGCCCTCCTCACGCTCGTGGCGGTCGGCTGCCTCGTCGCCGCCGACGGCGGGCCGCGGGACCTGTGGGGCTATCGGGTCGCGTTCCCGGTCCTCCTCTTCGCTCCCCTCGTCGCGGGCGCGACGCTCGGCGCGCCGTGGTTTCGGGTCGAGCGCGCCGCGGCCACGGGACTCGCGAGCTACCGCGTCCTCCTGCTGCTCGTCGTCGCGGCCGCGTACGTGCGCTCGACGCCGGTCCGCGAGTCGCGCGCGGCGCTCCAGCGGACGATTCCCGGCCGGCCGGGCGTCTTCCTCGGCGTCGGCGTCGCGCTCGTCTTCCGCTTTCTCCCCCTGCTGAAACGCGACCTCGTCGCGACGCGCGAGGCGGTCCGGGCCCGGCTTGGCGCGGAGCGCTCCCGCCGCGAGCGGATGCGGCTCGTCGCGGTCGGCGGGCTCTCGCGGGCGTTCTCGCGGGCGGACCGGCTCGGCACGGCGCTCGTCGCCCGGTGTTTCGCGTGGAACCCGACGCTCCCGCGGCTGGCGTTCCGCCGCGTCGACGCCCCGGCGCTGGCGCTCGCCGCGTCGATGTTCGCGGCCGCGGTCCTGCGGATCGCGTGA